In Plasmodium cynomolgi strain B DNA, chromosome 2, whole genome shotgun sequence, the genomic window ATGCTCCATATTAAGTATTTTTCATCGCATTgcatgtgcgtgtgtgtgtaaaTGCatatcctttttatttttacttatttttatttttttttggaaaaattaagcGTGCATTTGTTTGTTACCAATGGGTACGAATTAAAACATGTGCACATTGATGGGGCAAATGAATCCTTCGTGTGATGAGTgcatttcaaataaaaaaaccgTCAGCGGAATGCTGATATAATTCTTTGCCCAGTTTAATCATTTGGAGATGCtaaccttttatttttttttaaatgtctCGTTATAGTTGGtaagtgaaaattttcacaagCTCTAATGAGAAAAGAGTTAATATTTAGGGTTCATGCCTTTGTTTAGAGGGCCACAATTCTTTTGCTAATTTGCACACATACATTTGATCATATGAGcaggaatatatttatttaacgTCTTGTTTGAAGCATTCTTTTAAGCCTCTACAAGGGGTGATCTAATAAGAAAGTGCAACGTAACACGTATGCCGACGGGCATAACAGGTGAAAAACGGGGCCAATGAAAATGACGCGGAAAGAATAAGCACAGTCAGTGGTAAGTGTCAAAATCGCCTTCACTAAGGTGACAAATGGTGAATAGGTATACATaagtgcatgtatatatatctataCGCATTGTGTGGTGTGCTATGTTTAATAATCCTCCGCATGTGCAACGTTTAAAAAAACCCAAACGGATATCCTTTAAATAGGgcacttttaattttgctgTGCTGCAAcagttatttatttgtttactTTTGGAGTggtgataaataaatatgaggATATGAGAAACGCTGATTCATCGGGCTAAAAAACAACCAACAAaagtgagagaaaaaaatatatgaaaaggCTTGTAATAACTTTTGCCTTCTATTTTTGTCGCAGATCTGTTCTTTTTacaagtaaaaatttttaatttcgaaatgaaaaaaacactttAATTTGTAGTCCCAATGTGCACTCGAACactgcaataaaaaaaaattaaattgatGTAGAGCAGTTTTTTATtgattcttcttttttttttttNNNNNNNNNNNNNNNNNNNNNNNNNNNNNNNNNNNNNNNNNNNNNNNNNNNNNNNNNNNNNNNNNNNNNNNNNNNNNNNNNNNNNNNNNNNNNNNNNNNNTTAGTGTTTAGTAGCGGCAGAATAAAtctgtttcttttcttttttttaagtaataaaaaattgttatttttaaaaactattTTCTTGCTACCCCGTTGtagtatattttataatgataaaaaaatgattcattttttttttttcttcttcttgatattactatatttttttgtttaaaaatcgagcccacaaataaaaagattaaacattttgaaaatattcttaGCTTTGTTCTATGCCAACGTGAGTGATGACATACACGTAAATTGGCAATATACCAAatgaacgtaaaaaatgaacaggtgTTTCTAGAgctcttttaatttttctaaccccttatttttgctttttttttattaattttgtagaaaaaaaatagttcaaattttaaaagttagTGCCCATAATAGTTGCAGTTGGAcgtttgttaattatttttttattcagttgtgctattttttttttagcatctCGTGCGTTTATTTTGCCAAGAAAGAGGCCTTTTCAATGTAGCCTAAGGATAGAGGCGAATTAAATGTTGATCGTAacaatacatttttttttgtacatttagCAATTCATCTTTAATAGTCTTCTTTTGACTAAGCGATATAGAAATTTGCCATTTCGCTGCTTTCTAGTGCCGCAAAAAAAGTGTCGAGTTGGCAGGAAAGCATCCCGACAAGGGGTAACGACCTGTCCATGTAAACACGTTTATGTACTCATATACATTTGTACGTTTGAACGTGGGCGCATATCACCCTACGCACTGCACAAACGTGAACAGAAGAAACTACTGCACATCTTcgcaaaaacgaaaagtatatacatacacgcAAAATGGAACGAAAAAGAGCCAAAGGTAGAGGAAAGAAAGAGGAGAgtttttttgaaaagaatGGAGACATTAATAAAGATGAATTCTTATTCGATGATCTTTCCACCCCCAAAATAACAAATGAGAGTAAGCTATTTGACGAGGCAGGCAACTCCTCATCACATGTAGGCAAAGAGGAGGATGCGAATATACGCAAAAGGCAAAtcggaagaaaaattaaaaaagtaaatagtactaataaatttattgaagTGAGATTCTATATATTTCTAgttcttttaatttgtttctaCTCCCTTCTAGTGGTAAGACCTGAGTTTTTCGTATCGCGAGGAAATTTGAATGCGTGAATATGTGCGTACGTTAGTCCTCTTCTCAATTCGTTTGCTTCATCTATGATTTATTAATTGATAGATAATTGATCACAAATGAAAAGTAATAATAGGAGTTAGtcacctttttgtaaaatgacttcattttttctttttcacatttcAGAACATTATTCGGAAGGGACTTGGCTTCATTTCCATATCACACAAGTTAATGCACTTAAAACCCGAAAGTATTTACATGTAGGGATAAAAGTGGGTCACCATTTTCGTGAGCGCGATTGTTGCACTGGTGGTGGGAGGGGAGTTCTTTTCTACGTGTCACTGGATATAACACATTATAACTGCACTTCGGTTGAGGGTCCCAAAAGGGTAGAAATCTCAAAAGTGTGAAGAATGAAGAGCCAAATTCATGGAAGGTCGTCCCGGATTAATGAAGCAGAGACAACTACGGAAAGGGCTAACATCAGCAGAATTATCAAcataaatacacaaaaaaagcataaaaaagggttagTGCTAAAATGATGGCACGCGCTTCAGGCTGCTATTCATTCGTAGAGAATCACGTTaactgtttttatttttgctcatttgtgtaAAGAGAGTTTAGGGCCAACTGAGATGCTCaattgcgccttttttttagtactTAGTtcacttccctttttaagtaGACCTAATTGTATAGCATCttgcttttttgttaactGTAAAAAGTGGGCGAACTTAGACGGTGGTGTGTTTATATGTGCTTTAAAAGTGGAGTGCGGGGCTAGTTGGTTAACTGCACGCGCGTGctcacatgcatacataactGCACACATGTTTgggataaaatggaaaaacttaatttttttgttatgaaCATGTTGAAAATAGCGGTcagcaaaaaataagaaaaaaaaggttagaAGGTGCAAGGATGCTGTCTTTATTTTACCCCCACATGCATGCAAGCATAAAACGATTGAGACGAACATGGTAGGTATAAAGGTGTTTACTCAAAAGTGTAAAGACAGAGCAGGTAATTATTATACAGTAAAAGGGGGTCACGGAATTATTTGTTGAAATTGATCAGAAATTAATCGCCAATGCATCAAATTAGTATTACACATAACACAGGGGAGGggatatatatgtatatatatatgacaaAAAAGAGCTTATTTtgagggcattttttttcatgctaaaaaaggtaaagcaATGGTGTAATAATGCGTGATGCATAGTGCTCTTAAAGTAGACCATTTGGTGCCTACGTTCATGGGAAGTGACAATTTTCTTCGAAATTAAATAcgttcttcccatttttcttaGTTTATTatgttcttctttattttcgcAAAACTAGGGTTCACCCtgatttttgtaaaatgcgCTAGCCCTCTTTCCATATGCACAATACCAATAGAACGTTTGACCAGTGCAACTTGTGCCTATGGCTTGAGGAGATGCACATAAAAGGCACATAAGCATGTATATAactttaaattaattatcaGGACATGTGCCAAGTGATACTTCTTTGCTTGATCCTGGTGCTGAAGTTTTTAGAAGTCCGTCCGTTCCTTGGGAATTACTTACTACTAtggcttccttttctgtggTTAATATATCATTTGTTTTGCCCATTCCTCCACAGATGAATCCAGAAATTTGAAGTACTCTTGCGTGAAAGGCTTTTTATAGGTTTCAATTAATGAGGCTTTTAAAGAATCATAGATTTCTTTGCATGAACTAGAAGTAGTTTTTAAATGCAGAATTGAGACATGTAGCATGTAATCCTTAAGTTTTAGGGTTTGcaaaatatcattaaaataaTCTTCCACttgattttttcccaccctggatcaaaattttttgtaaattcgtTATTAGCCCAATTACTATGAGCATTTTCAAAGGCTGCATTAAATTGTCTATCTCTATATTCATAATATTCCTTTCTGTAGGAATCACAAATTTCATCATGCACTACTTGTTCTATTCTTTTcacttcatttattttttttaattcattgaGGATGTACTGAGCCGTATCTTGCAGACACTcttgtgtaatttttaatttattgcGTTCTGCATTTTCTCTAAGAACTTTAACTAAAATGTCTTTGGAATTTAGGAGAACTTGTGTTTCTTGGCtagtgatttttttaaagtgttCATTGGCCATTCCGATCATTTCATATTTGAacttaataaattttaaatactcATCAAAGTTTTCAATATGgtgacaaaattttttttatgttttcttcACTTAAGGGGAGACCTGATGGCTCCCCTCCCTCCGTTGTTGTGCatagaaaaaacgaattgagaaccaaatggtacaaaaatattgaaaatattttccaaattgtcaTTTTAACGAATAATGAATgagttaaaaagggggagaaaaaaaaaagtgatgaaGTGCTACTTTAGGATGAAGTTCatattacaaaatggaaaagcgACGACTCATCGTCCCTCGTGTTGTTCTCTACCGCTGAGtgtcaaaagggggaaattcaTCTATTCTCCGTAATGCACTCTTGGAAGTTTGGCTATTGTAACACGATCATTACGTATTTGtcttttcaatttgttttcctgttttttttttttcctttttggggcAATTCGTAAGGCGAATATGTGggatgttttaaaaatttaggaCAGTTCTGCACTTCGTCTAACGacaaatttgttcatcatGAGCTTCGCTGAAttggaattttattttatttttttaattttattttattttttttcactatatttttttttcactacattttttttcactacattttttttcactacattttttttcactcctttttAGAGGACATGTTtgcaccattttttatttcatttcagCAATTTTTGCACTTGCATTGTCACTGAAGTAAaggtatataaaaaatatccattatgggggggcaaaaatgaaaatgtaaatatatgcacataattGCAGTTGATTAAATTTCATGCCGCTTTCACCAGGGAACATAGATAAAGAAAGAACTCAATACTGTTCAAAGTTTTATTATTTAGAAACacgaaaatgggaaatgcTCTATTTTAGCAGACAACGGAGTCGCTTTTTGTTGTTTATCTGCCCATGCACGGTTGTGTGCATATGAACATAAGAATATATGAATGAAATAGCgctaattttgttaaaatacgTTACGGAATAAAATACTTAGTAATTGTCCAGGagacaattattttttgccaaaacgTGAAACGTTATTCGCTACAGGATAGAtaacacaattttttttattatcattttgttgcatttttttttttttttataataaaccGCTGCATAGGCATGGTTATCTAAAAtacttgccattttttacacttagggaaaacaaaaatgtcgTAAAAGAATAACATTCCTAAGACTTTTCTAACGTTACAAATTGTGTGATGTTCCCAAAGGTGTGTTCTTTAATTCCCCCCACGATGTATCTGCTATTATAATGCGCTGATGAAacaaatatagaaaaaagggggatgttcgttataataatatgaacaCGCTCGTGGTGTTATCCACCGTAGCAGCTCGCATTGTTCACTTCGGCACTATCGAAGACATAAAACCTAAGTTTTGACCTCTACTAATGTACATACAGATATGATGCTAATAGAAGAAAAGCAACGATTAAATTGCTCCTTCGTCCGTTATACCATTCAACAATACACATAACCtagcttttaaaaaacgaacCAGAAATATTCTATTTGTAAAAACTCACAACTTCGTAAATGTGAACGC contains:
- a CDS encoding hypothetical protein (putative) encodes the protein MIGMANEHFKKITSQETQVLLNSKDILVKVLRENAERNKLKITQECLQDTAQYILNELKKINEVKRIEQVVHDEICDSYRKEYYEYRDRQFNAAFENAHSNWANNEFTKNFDPGSCKEIYDSLKASLIETYKKPFTQEYFKFLDSSVEEWAKQMIY